From the Paraburkholderia sp. PREW-6R genome, one window contains:
- a CDS encoding CHRD domain-containing protein: MSAIRKLNVAVVLWALASGVALADTVALKADLEPSSEVPPRVSHGHGMLNATFDTSTQSLQWTVTYEGLTGPATAAHFHGPAPVGQNAKVQVPIGKDALGSPIKGSAALTEQQVTDLMAGQWYFNIHTAQNPMGEIRGQVLPAN, translated from the coding sequence ATGAGTGCAATTCGAAAATTGAACGTTGCGGTGGTGTTGTGGGCATTGGCGTCGGGCGTCGCCCTCGCGGATACGGTGGCCTTGAAAGCGGATCTCGAACCTTCGAGCGAAGTGCCGCCGCGCGTGAGTCACGGGCACGGCATGTTGAACGCCACATTCGACACGTCGACCCAATCGCTGCAATGGACCGTCACTTACGAAGGATTGACCGGGCCGGCAACCGCCGCGCACTTTCACGGTCCCGCGCCGGTCGGGCAGAACGCCAAGGTCCAGGTGCCGATTGGCAAAGACGCGCTCGGCAGCCCGATTAAAGGTTCTGCTGCACTCACCGAGCAGCAGGTGACGGATCTGATGGCGGGTCAGTGGTACTTCAACATTCACACCGCACAGAATCCGATGGGCGAGATTCGTGGACAGGTTCTGCCCGCCAACTAG
- a CDS encoding alpha/beta hydrolase yields the protein MSWQSALACWFLRRQFRPETLKPTINVEKARALTARRAWSPRVPKGWVLRECNGPNDMPLRGEWFGPVHSAQASNIHASTDRPTVLYCHGGGYYFCSPRSHRSIVFGLATRADAPVFSLDYRLAPEHRFPAALDDACAAYRRLIATGIAAESIVMAGDSAGGGLALATLLALRDAGDPLPSGCLLFSPWTDLAATGATLRTNDGRDPMFSGPAIALAAKVYLGDAPATHPYASPVYGDLNGLPPLYIMAGSTEVLLDDSQRVADKARAAGVDCEFEVWENMPHVWPMFAPFIPEANRALDNAAAFVRRVTSARSGAAAQPPGAMSMV from the coding sequence ATGAGTTGGCAAAGTGCACTCGCATGCTGGTTTCTGCGCAGGCAGTTTCGTCCGGAAACGCTCAAGCCGACCATCAACGTTGAGAAAGCGCGTGCGCTGACTGCCCGGCGCGCCTGGTCGCCACGCGTGCCCAAGGGTTGGGTTCTGCGCGAATGCAATGGGCCGAACGACATGCCGCTGCGCGGCGAGTGGTTCGGGCCCGTCCATTCTGCGCAGGCGTCGAACATACACGCATCGACTGACCGGCCAACCGTGCTGTATTGCCACGGCGGCGGTTACTACTTCTGCTCGCCGCGCTCGCATCGCTCAATCGTGTTTGGTCTTGCAACGCGTGCCGATGCGCCCGTCTTCTCGCTCGACTACCGGCTTGCGCCCGAGCACCGTTTCCCCGCCGCGCTCGACGACGCCTGCGCCGCCTACCGCCGGCTCATAGCGACGGGCATTGCTGCGGAGTCGATCGTGATGGCGGGCGATTCCGCGGGCGGCGGCCTCGCGCTCGCCACGCTGCTTGCATTGCGCGACGCCGGCGACCCGCTGCCGTCCGGATGCCTGCTGTTCTCGCCGTGGACCGATCTGGCAGCCACCGGCGCGACCCTTCGCACCAACGACGGCCGCGATCCCATGTTCAGCGGTCCCGCCATCGCGCTTGCCGCGAAGGTCTATCTCGGCGACGCGCCGGCTACGCATCCGTATGCTTCGCCCGTCTATGGCGATCTGAACGGCTTGCCGCCGCTATACATCATGGCCGGCAGCACGGAGGTGTTGCTGGACGACTCGCAGCGCGTCGCGGACAAAGCGCGCGCTGCGGGCGTCGACTGCGAATTTGAAGTGTGGGAGAACATGCCGCACGTGTGGCCGATGTTCGCGCCGTTCATTCCGGAAGCGAACCGCGCGCTCGACAATGCCGCCGCCTTCGTCCGCCGGGTGACGAGCGCGCGCAGCGGCGCGGCCGCTCAGCCACCGGGCGCGATGTCGATGGTCTGA
- a CDS encoding EcsC family protein, which produces MEPSSLEAQPLSDHDLAALRRAKHQLESPALAMKLASIVGSPLEKLLSRMPAFANEKVTDATELALRKCLSIALRTLGRQDGASPLVVPDRPSNLLHKFAVATTGAAGGAFGMFALPVELPVTTTLMFRSICDIARSEGEDLTAIDTQLQCLTVLGMGGTSKSDDDADFGYFIMRGALAQAVSKASSEIATKGFTAHGSAALLRLLNTIASRFSVQVSEQIAAKSIPAIGAVLGAMVNTVFIDHFQQVAHGHFTVRRLERQYGHQAIESAYQTIDIAPGG; this is translated from the coding sequence ATGGAGCCGAGTTCGCTCGAAGCACAACCGTTATCCGATCACGATCTGGCCGCGCTGCGGCGCGCGAAACACCAGTTGGAAAGTCCCGCGCTGGCAATGAAGCTGGCGAGCATCGTCGGCTCGCCGCTGGAGAAGCTGCTCTCGCGCATGCCGGCTTTCGCCAACGAGAAGGTCACGGACGCCACCGAGCTGGCGTTGCGCAAGTGCCTGTCGATCGCGCTGCGCACGCTCGGGCGCCAGGACGGCGCTTCACCGCTGGTCGTCCCCGACAGGCCGAGCAACCTGCTGCACAAGTTCGCGGTGGCGACCACGGGCGCGGCCGGCGGCGCTTTCGGCATGTTCGCGCTGCCCGTCGAGTTGCCGGTGACGACCACGCTGATGTTCCGCTCGATCTGCGACATTGCGCGCAGCGAGGGCGAGGATCTGACCGCGATCGACACGCAACTCCAATGTCTGACCGTACTCGGTATGGGCGGCACGTCGAAGTCCGACGACGACGCCGACTTCGGCTACTTCATCATGCGCGGTGCACTCGCGCAGGCGGTGTCGAAGGCATCGTCGGAGATTGCGACGAAGGGGTTCACCGCGCACGGTTCGGCGGCGTTGCTGCGTCTGCTCAACACAATTGCATCGCGCTTTTCCGTGCAGGTCAGCGAACAGATTGCCGCCAAGTCGATCCCCGCGATCGGCGCGGTACTCGGCGCAATGGTCAACACCGTGTTCATCGATCACTTCCAGCAGGTCGCGCACGGCCACTTCACCGTGCGACGTCTGGAGCGCCAGTACGGCCACCAGGCGATCGAGTCCGCCTATCAGACCATCGACATCGCGCCCGGTGGCTGA
- a CDS encoding MDR family MFS transporter: protein MAVHTAAHHSSGQVLPFRESLLAMLGISFVTMLVALDQTVVGTALPTIVAELKGFELYAWVATSYLLTSVITVPIFGRLGDYYGRKPFVIASIVVFTGASVLCGAANNMLFLVLARGLQGIGGGMLVGTAFACIPDLFPDSVVRLRWQVLMSSAFGIANAVGPSLGGFLTQYYGWRSVFYVNLPVGLLSLFFVWRFLPHLRHVEHKGKMRLDWPGALLIAVALGSLQLFVEMLPKHGVTLTAAALLALSVASAYALWQWEKRCPTAILPVDMFRNASLSALFTLAVMGGFSMFSLLFYAPLLFQGGFGMSPKEAGLVITPLVVFITVGSIANGRIVSRVRNPNLMLYVGFALLALACLGVVVATRAMPQWLLMTFMVLGGLGLGFVMPNLTIFAQQTAGREHLGIATALLQSLRMIGGMIGTALTGTLVSHMYASGVRSTLESDHATHWFPDLGDPQILINHDAQNTLLGQLAHAGHNGAMLLESAREALVSAIHVGLAMAAIVAVLSVWQSRRVPPVKLQRKLEPVIHAD from the coding sequence ATGGCTGTCCATACCGCGGCTCACCATTCGAGTGGGCAAGTTTTACCATTCCGCGAATCACTGCTGGCGATGCTCGGCATCTCTTTTGTCACGATGCTGGTCGCGCTCGATCAGACCGTCGTCGGCACCGCGCTGCCGACCATCGTCGCCGAACTCAAGGGTTTCGAGCTGTACGCGTGGGTTGCGACGTCGTACCTGTTGACCTCCGTCATCACGGTGCCGATTTTCGGGCGGCTCGGCGACTATTACGGGCGAAAACCATTCGTGATCGCGTCGATCGTCGTCTTTACGGGGGCCTCCGTGCTGTGCGGCGCGGCGAACAACATGCTCTTTCTGGTGCTTGCGCGGGGATTGCAAGGCATCGGCGGCGGCATGCTGGTCGGCACCGCGTTCGCCTGCATTCCTGATCTTTTCCCGGACTCGGTGGTGCGCCTGCGCTGGCAGGTGCTGATGAGTTCCGCGTTCGGCATTGCGAATGCCGTTGGGCCGTCGCTCGGTGGTTTTCTCACGCAGTATTACGGCTGGCGCTCGGTGTTTTACGTGAATTTGCCGGTCGGCTTGCTGTCGTTGTTCTTCGTCTGGCGCTTTCTGCCGCATCTGCGGCACGTCGAACATAAGGGCAAGATGAGGCTCGACTGGCCCGGCGCGTTGCTGATTGCCGTCGCGCTCGGCTCGTTGCAACTGTTCGTCGAAATGCTGCCGAAGCATGGCGTCACGCTGACTGCCGCCGCATTGCTTGCGTTGAGCGTGGCGTCCGCCTACGCGCTGTGGCAGTGGGAAAAGCGTTGCCCGACCGCAATCCTGCCGGTCGATATGTTCCGCAACGCCAGCCTTTCCGCGCTCTTCACACTCGCCGTGATGGGCGGCTTCTCGATGTTTTCGCTGTTGTTCTACGCGCCGCTGCTCTTCCAGGGCGGCTTTGGAATGTCGCCGAAAGAAGCGGGGCTCGTGATTACGCCGCTCGTCGTGTTCATCACGGTCGGCAGCATTGCCAACGGACGGATCGTGTCGCGCGTGCGCAATCCGAATCTGATGCTTTATGTGGGCTTTGCGCTGCTGGCGCTGGCGTGCCTGGGTGTGGTCGTCGCCACGCGTGCCATGCCGCAATGGTTGCTGATGACCTTCATGGTGCTGGGCGGCCTCGGGCTCGGCTTCGTGATGCCCAATCTCACGATCTTCGCGCAGCAAACGGCGGGTCGCGAGCATCTCGGCATTGCCACGGCGCTGCTGCAGTCGCTGCGGATGATCGGCGGCATGATCGGCACCGCGCTTACCGGCACGCTGGTGAGTCACATGTATGCGAGCGGCGTGCGCAGCACGCTGGAAAGCGACCACGCGACGCACTGGTTTCCGGACCTGGGCGATCCGCAGATCCTCATCAATCACGACGCGCAAAACACCTTGCTCGGCCAGTTGGCGCATGCCGGCCACAATGGCGCGATGCTGCTCGAAAGCGCGCGCGAGGCGCTCGTCTCCGCCATTCATGTGGGTCTTGCGATGGCGGCAATCGTCGCCGTGCTGTCGGTGTGGCAAAGCCGGCGCGTGCCGCCGGTCAAGCTCCAGCGCAAGCTCGAGCCGGTGATCCACGCGGATTGA
- a CDS encoding MarR family winged helix-turn-helix transcriptional regulator yields the protein MEEQDRVAVMQQFGRTYRAFMSAFETHVGHPLPRWRILLALHEQAGESSQKRLVERLRVDPGALTRQLKTLEGMGWIARSMDTRDNRVTNVRLTHAGLMATEASLPRRNAFLHDTMATLPEEALGALSGALQMLEARIGEVASASSSDEAGADQKNVSMTSVTR from the coding sequence ATGGAAGAACAGGACCGTGTCGCCGTCATGCAGCAGTTCGGCCGCACTTATCGGGCGTTCATGTCGGCATTCGAGACACACGTGGGCCATCCGCTGCCGCGCTGGCGCATTCTGCTCGCGTTGCACGAGCAGGCGGGTGAATCGTCGCAAAAGCGTCTGGTCGAGCGCTTGCGTGTCGATCCGGGTGCGCTCACGCGTCAGTTGAAGACGCTGGAAGGGATGGGCTGGATCGCGCGCAGCATGGACACGCGCGATAACCGGGTGACGAACGTGCGTCTGACGCACGCCGGGCTGATGGCAACAGAAGCCAGCTTGCCGCGTCGCAATGCTTTTCTGCACGACACGATGGCCACATTGCCCGAAGAAGCGCTGGGCGCGCTGTCGGGCGCGTTGCAGATGCTCGAGGCGCGGATTGGCGAAGTGGCGTCCGCGTCCTCTTCTGATGAAGCCGGCGCCGATCAGAAAAACGTTTCGATGACCTCGGTGACGCGATAA
- a CDS encoding amino acid deaminase: protein MKVTNYQGATIDPYSKGLGMVPGTSIQLTDAARLEWNLLNEDVSLPAAVLYADRVEHNLKWMQAFVAEYGVKLAPHGKTTMAPQLFRRQLETGAWGITLATAHQVRAAYHGGVTRILMANQLVGRRNMMMVAELLSDPDFEFFCLVDSAEGVEQLGTFFTSVNKTLQVLLELGVPGGRTGVRDAAQRNAVLEAIARYPNALKLAGVELYEGVLKEEQDVRAFLQSAVAVTRELVEEGRFARTPAVLSGAGSAWYDVVAEEFAKASGTGKVEVVLRPGCYLTHDVGIYRKAQTEIFARNPVAKKMGEGLVPALQLWAYVQSIPEPDRAIIGLGKRDSAFDAGLPEPARHYRPGNEAPRDIAADEGWEIFGLMDQHAYLRIPAGADLRVGDMIAFDISHPCLTFDKWRQVLVVDPAYRVTEVIETFF, encoded by the coding sequence ATGAAAGTTACAAACTATCAGGGCGCAACGATCGATCCTTATAGCAAGGGCTTGGGCATGGTTCCGGGCACCAGCATCCAGCTCACGGACGCCGCACGCCTCGAGTGGAATCTGCTGAACGAAGACGTCAGCCTGCCTGCTGCCGTGCTGTATGCCGATCGCGTAGAACACAACCTGAAGTGGATGCAGGCGTTCGTCGCCGAATACGGTGTGAAGCTCGCGCCTCATGGCAAGACCACCATGGCGCCGCAACTGTTCCGGCGGCAACTGGAAACCGGCGCGTGGGGCATCACGCTCGCCACCGCGCATCAGGTGCGCGCGGCTTATCACGGCGGCGTTACGCGCATCCTCATGGCTAATCAGCTCGTGGGCCGTCGCAATATGATGATGGTCGCCGAACTGCTGAGCGATCCGGACTTCGAATTCTTTTGCCTCGTGGATTCCGCGGAAGGCGTCGAGCAGCTGGGCACATTCTTTACGTCAGTGAACAAGACGCTGCAGGTGTTGCTCGAACTCGGCGTGCCGGGCGGGCGCACCGGCGTGCGCGACGCAGCGCAGCGCAACGCGGTGCTCGAAGCGATCGCCCGTTATCCAAATGCACTGAAGCTTGCGGGCGTCGAGTTGTACGAGGGCGTGCTGAAAGAAGAACAGGACGTGCGCGCGTTCCTGCAAAGCGCAGTGGCCGTGACACGCGAACTGGTCGAAGAAGGACGCTTCGCCCGCACGCCGGCGGTGCTGTCGGGCGCGGGTTCGGCATGGTACGACGTGGTCGCGGAAGAATTTGCGAAGGCATCCGGAACCGGCAAGGTAGAGGTCGTATTGCGGCCCGGCTGCTACCTCACGCATGACGTCGGCATCTATCGGAAGGCGCAGACTGAGATTTTTGCGCGCAATCCGGTCGCAAAGAAAATGGGCGAAGGGTTGGTGCCGGCGCTTCAACTGTGGGCGTATGTGCAATCCATTCCCGAACCGGATCGCGCGATCATCGGCCTCGGCAAACGCGACTCCGCTTTCGACGCAGGCCTGCCCGAACCGGCGCGTCATTATCGTCCGGGTAACGAGGCGCCGCGAGATATTGCGGCGGACGAAGGCTGGGAGATTTTCGGTTTGATGGATCAGCACGCATATCTGCGGATTCCCGCTGGCGCTGATCTGAGAGTGGGCGACATGATCGCGTTCGACATTTCACATCCGTGCCTGACGTTCGACAAATGGCGCCAGGTGCTCGTGGTCGATCCGGCTTATCGCGTCACCGAGGTCATCGAAACGTTTTTCTGA
- a CDS encoding MurR/RpiR family transcriptional regulator: protein MNSTAEPLTFDIVARIAECAPELRSAERKVAALILDDLTGASRASIGALAERAQVSVATVTRFAKAVGCRDVRELKLRLAQAAAVGQRFLQPGSTSGAPEPIATRVFDELQTTLAHNHQLLRQAPLSEAAAALREARMIYVFGMGGGSTALADEMRFRLVRLGRPVATYQDALLQRMVASTVSRECVVIALSTTGRVPEMLENCKIARSYGATVIALTAPASPLAKLADWVIPIVAFETDFIYKPSSSRYAMMMALDVLVTELAVSQGDESRELLRRMKHALDTHRGGGDRQPLGD from the coding sequence ATGAATTCAACCGCTGAACCGCTGACCTTCGACATCGTCGCACGCATTGCCGAATGCGCGCCCGAGTTGCGTTCGGCTGAACGCAAGGTCGCTGCGCTGATTCTCGATGATCTGACCGGCGCTTCGCGCGCCAGCATCGGCGCGTTGGCGGAGCGCGCGCAAGTGAGCGTGGCGACGGTCACGCGCTTTGCCAAGGCAGTGGGCTGTCGCGACGTCCGCGAACTGAAGCTGCGGCTTGCGCAGGCGGCGGCGGTCGGCCAGCGCTTCCTGCAGCCGGGCAGCACCAGTGGCGCGCCCGAGCCGATCGCCACGCGCGTATTCGATGAACTGCAGACCACGCTGGCGCACAACCACCAGTTGTTGCGCCAGGCGCCGCTGAGCGAGGCCGCTGCCGCGCTGCGCGAAGCGCGCATGATCTACGTGTTCGGCATGGGCGGCGGGTCCACCGCGCTTGCCGACGAGATGCGTTTCCGGCTCGTGCGCCTCGGCCGGCCCGTCGCGACCTATCAGGATGCACTCCTGCAGCGCATGGTGGCGAGCACCGTGTCGCGCGAATGTGTAGTGATCGCGTTGTCCACTACGGGGCGCGTGCCGGAAATGCTCGAGAACTGCAAGATCGCGCGCAGCTACGGCGCGACGGTAATCGCGCTGACCGCGCCGGCCTCGCCGCTCGCCAAGCTCGCCGACTGGGTCATCCCGATCGTTGCGTTCGAAACTGACTTCATTTACAAGCCTTCGTCATCCCGTTACGCGATGATGATGGCGCTCGATGTGCTCGTCACCGAACTTGCGGTCAGCCAGGGCGACGAGAGCCGCGAACTGCTGCGCCGCATGAAACACGCGCTGGATACGCATCGCGGCGGCGGCGATCGACAACCGTTAGGAGACTGA
- a CDS encoding D-aminoacylase: protein MHSHPEAADTLIVGAQLYDGTGAPPVERDVAVRDGRIVAIGNLSNWLAEEVIEAEGRALAPGFIDVHTHDDTHVIRSPHMLPKISQGVTTVIVGNCGISASPVSLKGDPPDPMNLLGERDAFQYPTFAAYVDAVNAARPAVNVGALIGHTALRSNQMDRLDRAATQQEIEAMRAQLEEALANGALGLSSGLAYGSAFAAPTEEVMALAEPLAAAGALYTTHMRTEFDAILDAMDEAYRVGRHAHVPVVISHLKCAGPSNWGRSEEVLKSLEGARRMQPIGCDCYPYDRSSSTLDLKQVTGDIDITITWSEPHPEMAGKLVREIAAQWGVTQQEAGKRLQPAGAVYHNMSEDDVRRILSHPATMVGSDGLPNDPLPHPRLWGAFPRVLGHYARDARLLPLEEAVRKMTGLSARRFGLAQRGEVHIGYHADLVLFDPAKVRDAATFEKPQQAADGIDAVWVNGVLTYRDGEVTGERAGRFVARGAASKGDAHGAF from the coding sequence ATGCATTCGCATCCCGAAGCTGCCGATACGCTGATCGTCGGCGCGCAACTCTACGACGGCACCGGCGCGCCGCCTGTCGAGCGTGACGTGGCAGTCCGCGACGGCCGCATCGTCGCGATCGGCAATCTGTCGAACTGGCTCGCCGAAGAAGTGATCGAAGCCGAGGGGCGGGCGCTCGCGCCGGGTTTTATCGACGTCCATACGCACGACGACACGCACGTCATCCGCTCACCGCACATGCTCCCGAAGATCTCGCAGGGCGTGACGACGGTGATTGTCGGCAACTGCGGGATCAGCGCGTCGCCGGTGTCGCTCAAAGGCGATCCGCCTGATCCGATGAACCTGCTTGGCGAGCGCGACGCGTTCCAGTATCCGACCTTCGCCGCGTATGTCGATGCGGTGAATGCGGCGCGGCCGGCGGTGAACGTCGGCGCGTTGATCGGACACACGGCGCTGCGCAGCAACCAGATGGACCGGCTGGACCGCGCGGCGACGCAGCAGGAGATCGAGGCTATGCGCGCGCAGTTGGAGGAGGCGTTGGCAAACGGTGCGCTCGGGCTGAGCTCGGGCCTCGCGTATGGCTCCGCATTCGCCGCGCCGACCGAAGAAGTGATGGCGCTGGCCGAACCGCTCGCCGCTGCTGGCGCGTTGTACACCACGCACATGCGGACCGAGTTCGACGCGATCCTCGACGCGATGGACGAAGCGTACCGCGTCGGACGTCATGCGCACGTGCCGGTGGTGATTTCGCATTTGAAGTGCGCGGGGCCGTCGAACTGGGGGCGCAGCGAAGAGGTGTTGAAGTCGCTGGAAGGCGCGCGGCGCATGCAGCCGATCGGTTGCGACTGCTATCCGTACGACCGCAGTTCGTCGACGCTCGATCTGAAGCAGGTAACCGGCGACATCGATATCACGATCACGTGGTCCGAGCCGCATCCCGAAATGGCGGGCAAGCTCGTCAGGGAGATTGCAGCGCAATGGGGTGTCACGCAGCAGGAGGCGGGCAAGCGCCTGCAACCGGCGGGCGCCGTGTATCACAACATGTCGGAAGACGACGTGCGGCGCATCCTGTCACATCCCGCAACGATGGTCGGTTCGGACGGCTTGCCGAATGATCCGTTGCCGCACCCGCGCTTATGGGGCGCGTTTCCGCGCGTGCTGGGTCATTACGCGCGCGACGCCCGGCTGCTGCCGCTCGAAGAAGCGGTGCGCAAGATGACCGGTTTGTCCGCGCGTCGGTTTGGACTGGCGCAGCGCGGCGAGGTGCATATCGGCTATCACGCGGATCTCGTGCTGTTCGACCCGGCCAAAGTGCGCGACGCCGCGACGTTTGAAAAGCCGCAGCAGGCGGCGGACGGCATCGACGCCGTGTGGGTGAACGGCGTGCTCACTTACCGCGACGGCGAAGTGACCGGCGAGCGTGCTGGACGATTCGTGGCGCGCGGGGCGGCGTCGAAAGGCGACGCGCACGGCGCGTTCTGA
- a CDS encoding RidA family protein, protein MKRYGVEGGKGTGGQHMPFARAVEADGWLFVSGQTPMENGEVINGGIVEQSHKAIQNVIAILKEAGYGTEHVVRCGVWLDDPRDFASFNKVFREYFGDNPPARACVVSSMVIDCRVEVDCVAYRKPAE, encoded by the coding sequence ATGAAGCGATATGGCGTTGAAGGTGGCAAAGGAACAGGTGGTCAGCATATGCCGTTTGCGCGTGCGGTCGAAGCGGACGGCTGGCTGTTCGTCTCTGGTCAGACGCCGATGGAAAACGGCGAGGTGATCAATGGCGGGATTGTCGAGCAGTCGCATAAGGCGATTCAGAACGTGATCGCGATTCTGAAGGAAGCGGGCTACGGCACCGAGCATGTCGTGCGTTGCGGTGTGTGGCTCGATGATCCGCGGGATTTTGCTTCGTTCAACAAGGTGTTTCGCGAATACTTCGGGGACAATCCGCCGGCGCGGGCGTGTGTGGTTTCGTCGATGGTGATCGATTGCCGGGTCGAGGTGGATTGTGTGGCCTACAGGAAGCCGGCGGAGTAA
- the queF gene encoding NADPH-dependent 7-cyano-7-deazaguanine reductase QueF (Catalyzes the NADPH-dependent reduction of 7-cyano-7-deazaguanine (preQ0) to 7-aminomethyl-7-deazaguanine (preQ1) in queuosine biosynthesis), with protein sequence MTPEQSPLGKPSAYTEQYDASLLFPIARKNARDAIGIGAQLPFFGTDIWNAYELSWLNARGKPQIAVATFFVPADSPNIVESKSFKLYLGSFAQTSFDSIDTVRDTIKRDVSASCGATVSVHLTAPGDFGKMQMEEFDGMSLDRLDLDTDIYHPDASLLKAALDESPVEETLVSNLLKSNCPVTGQPDWGSVQIHYVGPQIDHAGLLRYIISYRNHTGFHEQCVEKIFIDMLKACKPVKLAVYARYTRRGGLDINPFRTNYNLPMPDNMRLARQ encoded by the coding sequence ATGACACCTGAACAGTCACCGCTGGGCAAACCCTCTGCTTACACCGAACAATACGATGCTTCGCTCCTCTTTCCGATTGCACGCAAGAATGCGCGTGACGCGATCGGCATCGGCGCGCAGTTACCGTTTTTCGGCACGGACATCTGGAACGCGTATGAACTGTCCTGGCTGAATGCGCGAGGCAAGCCGCAGATCGCCGTGGCCACGTTTTTCGTGCCGGCCGACTCGCCGAATATCGTCGAATCCAAATCGTTCAAACTCTATCTCGGTTCGTTTGCGCAGACCTCGTTCGATTCGATCGACACGGTGCGCGATACGATCAAGCGCGATGTATCGGCTTCGTGCGGCGCAACGGTTTCGGTTCATCTGACTGCGCCGGGCGATTTCGGCAAAATGCAGATGGAAGAGTTTGACGGGATGTCGCTGGATCGTCTCGATCTGGACACGGACATTTATCATCCGGATGCGTCGCTGTTAAAAGCGGCGCTGGATGAATCGCCGGTCGAGGAGACGCTGGTTTCCAATCTGCTCAAGTCGAATTGTCCGGTGACCGGTCAGCCCGATTGGGGAAGCGTGCAGATTCATTACGTCGGGCCGCAAATCGATCATGCCGGTTTGCTCCGGTACATCATCTCTTACCGGAATCACACCGGGTTTCATGAACAGTGCGTCGAAAAGATTTTTATCGATATGCTGAAGGCCTGTAAGCCGGTCAAACTGGCGGTGTATGCGCGCTATACGCGGCGCGGCGGCCTGGATATCAATCCTTTTCGCACGAACTATAATTTGCCGATGCCGGACAACATGAGGTTGGCGCGGCAGTGA
- a CDS encoding 5'-nucleotidase, translated as MALTLVDKLVVAISSRALFDFEEENRVYEEGDLHAYEALQRDRLTLPAKPGVAFPLIRKLLALNAGGHRVEVVILSRSDPISGLRAFHSCREHGLAIERGVFTRGRAPFGYLKPLNASLFLSANQADVRDALAAGFPAARVLPESAKMASTYPDEIRIAFDGDAVLFSDEAERVFQKDGLRAFVGHEIHNKDLPLADGPLKPLLEALHRLQKLADHAAPMHIRTALVTARSAPAHERAIRTLMAWNIEIDEAMFLGGLDKSAFLREFEPDFFFDDQIGHCESARVVTATGHVLSGIVNAS; from the coding sequence ATGGCTCTCACGCTCGTCGATAAACTGGTAGTGGCCATTTCATCGCGCGCGCTGTTCGACTTCGAGGAAGAGAACCGCGTGTACGAGGAAGGCGACTTGCACGCTTATGAAGCGTTGCAGCGCGACCGGCTGACACTGCCCGCGAAACCGGGTGTGGCGTTTCCATTGATCCGCAAACTGCTCGCATTGAACGCCGGCGGCCATCGCGTGGAAGTGGTGATTCTGTCGCGCAGCGACCCGATCAGCGGATTGCGCGCCTTCCACTCGTGCCGCGAACACGGCCTCGCGATCGAGCGCGGCGTTTTCACACGGGGACGCGCACCATTCGGCTATCTGAAGCCGCTGAATGCGTCGCTGTTCTTGTCCGCAAATCAGGCAGATGTGCGCGATGCGCTGGCTGCCGGATTCCCGGCTGCGCGCGTCTTGCCGGAATCGGCGAAAATGGCGAGCACGTACCCCGACGAAATCCGCATAGCGTTCGACGGCGACGCCGTCCTGTTTTCGGACGAAGCCGAGCGCGTGTTCCAGAAGGACGGCTTGCGCGCATTCGTCGGCCACGAGATTCACAACAAGGATTTGCCGCTCGCGGACGGCCCGCTAAAGCCGTTGCTCGAAGCACTGCACCGTCTGCAGAAACTCGCGGACCATGCTGCGCCCATGCATATCCGCACCGCGCTGGTTACGGCGCGCTCGGCGCCCGCGCACGAACGCGCGATCCGCACTTTGATGGCGTGGAACATCGAAATCGACGAAGCGATGTTCCTCGGTGGCCTCGACAAGAGCGCATTCCTGCGCGAGTTCGAGCCAGACTTTTTCTTCGACGATCAAATCGGCCATTGCGAATCGGCCCGCGTCGTTACGGCGACGGGGCACGTGCTGAGTGGCATAGTGAACGCATCATGA